A genome region from Erigeron canadensis isolate Cc75 chromosome 3, C_canadensis_v1, whole genome shotgun sequence includes the following:
- the LOC122591718 gene encoding germacrene A hydroxylase-like: MPHRSLGNLANKLGPVIRLQLGQVSLVVISSPDLAKQVMKTHDLSFSNRPKLLSAEIVGYNYKDIVFSPYDGYYRQMRKICVMELLSAKKVRSFESIREQESWDLVQSIQKQLMGSKTIININLTKMIVRMMSDVTFRVSVGSRCKDQATLLALVVEILSLSGGFDVSDLFPSYKLLHLVTGMRNKLVKIHKKIDKLFDDIISDHQQLRASGQISDDTEDDLLEVLLKLKEDGGGLQFPLTSENIKAVILDMFIAGTDTASVTIEWAMLELAKNPSAMKKVQTELRQTLKGKKKIYEADIRELDCLKLVIKETLRLHPPLPLLLPRECQEKCEVGGYHIPANTKVIINAWKIGCDPNNWSHPESFIPDRFYENSINMMGVDFEFLPFGAGRRMCPGINLGLANVELPLARLLYHFNWEVPINAKSQSIDTSEVFAVVLRPKHNLHLIPSAYNVDE, encoded by the exons ATGCCACATAGATCTCTTGGGAACTTAGCAAACAAATTAGGGCCAGTCATTCGTCTTCAACTCGGACAAGTCTCTCTCGTCGTAATCTCATCTCCAGATTTAGCCAAACAAGTCATGAAGACGCACGATTTAAGTTTTTCAAACCGTCCCAAGCTCCTTAGTGCTGAAATCGTGGGATATAACTATAAAGACATTGTTTTCTCCCCTTACGACGGCTACTACAGACAAATGCGTAAAATATGTGTCATGGAGCTTCTAAGTGCCAAAAAGGTCCGGTCTTTCGAATCAATTCGTGAACAAGAGTCTTGGGACCTCGTTCAATCAATACAAAAGCAATTGATGGGatcaaaaacaataatcaaCATCAATCTTACTAAGATgattgtaaggatgatgagtgACGTCACATTTAGAGTTTCCGTTGGAAGTAGATGCAAGGATCAGGCGACGCTCCTGGCACTGGTTGTTGAAATTCTATCTTTATCTGGTGGTTTTGACGTGTCTGATCTTTTTCCGTCATACAAATTACTTCATTTAGTCACTGGTATGAGGAACAAGCTAGTGAAGATACACAAGAAGattgataagttgtttgatgacatcatctccgaccatcaACAACTTCGTGCAAGTGGCCAAATTAGTGATGATACAGAAGACGACCTTCTTGAGGTTCTCTTGAAGCTCAAAGAAGATGGTGGCGGGCTTCAATTTCCATTAACTTCTGAAAACATCAAAGCAGTTATCTTG GATATGTTTATTGCGGGGACAGATACTGCATCTGTGACTATCGAATGGGCAATGCTAGAACTAGCTAAAAATCCAAGTGCAATGAAGAAAGTGCAGACTGAGCTGCGACAGACACtcaaagggaaaaaaaagatcTACGAGGCAGACATTCGTGAGCTTGACTGCTTAAAACTAGTGATAAAGGAAACGTTAAGGTTACATCCTCCTCTTCCATTACTACTCCCTCGAGAGTGTCAGGAGAAGTGTGAGGTTGGGGGATACCATATTCCGGCTAACACAAAAGTTATCATTAATGCGTGGAAGATAGGATGTGATCCAAATAACTGGAGTCATCCTGAAAGTTTTATACCTGATAGATTCTACGAAAACTCAATTAACATGAtgggagttgattttgaatttcTCCCATTCGGAGCTGGCAGAAGAATGTGCCCAGGCATAAATTTAGGGTTGGCTAATGTGGAACTGCCTTTAGCAAGGCTACTTTACCACTTCAATTGGGAAGTCCCGATTAACGCAAAATCTCAAAGTATTGATACTAGTGAGGTTTTTGCGGTTGTTCTTAGACCAAAACACAACCTACATTTGATTCCAAGTGCATACAACGTTGATGAGTGA
- the LOC122591261 gene encoding NEDD8-activating enzyme E1 catalytic subunit, whose translation MEASSRSRDLDKLLLRPGHLVSSAFEPGTQLRDDLREYARILVVGAGGLGCELLKDLALSGFQNLEVIDMDTIEVSNLNRQFLFRLEDVGKPKAEVAAKRVMERVSGVSIVPHFCRIEDKELEFYSEFSIIVLGLDSVEARSYINSVACGFLEYDSNDNPLEETVKPMVDGGTEGFKGHARVILPGTTPCFECTIWLFPPQVKFPLCTLAETPRTAAHCIEYAHLIKWDEVHSGKSFDPDCPEHMQWVYSEAAKRAELFGIPGVTYSLTQGVVKNIIPAIASTNAIISAACALETLKIASGCSKMLSNYLTYNGVEGLHTKVTEFVKDKDCLVCGPGILMELDTSVTLKMFISQLEDHPKLLMSGASVTYRGKNLYMQAPPILEEMTRSNLSLPLYDLMDKSSLGIVHVNGTAGKVDKRQSVLRKLRVVFKGVDAITDTDMAGGA comes from the exons ATGGAAGCGAGCAGCCGATCAAGGGACCTCGATAAGCTTCTCCTTCGCCCTGGCCATCTCGTCTCCTCTGCTTTCGAACCTGGCACTCAA TTGAGGGATGATCTTCGAGAGTATGCGCGGATATTAGTTGTTGGGGCTGGTGGTTTGGGATGTGAACTCCTTAAAGATCTCGCACTTTCCGGCTTTCAAAATCTTGAAGTTATTGATATGGATACCATTGAAGTTTCCAACCTTAATCGCCAATTCCTTTTCAg ACTTGAGGATGTTGGGAAACCAAAAGCAGAAGTGGCTGCTAAACGTGTGATGGAAAGAGTCAGTGGCGTAAGTATTGTGCCACATTTTTGCCGTATTGAGGACAAAGAACTTGAATTTTACAGTGAATTCAGTATTATTGTGCTTGGTCTCGATTCAGTTGAAGCTCGAAGTTACATTAATTCTGTGGCATGTGGATTTCTAG AATATGATTCTAATGATAACCCTCTAGAAGAGACAGTAAAGCCTATGGTAGATGGTGGCACTGAAGGATTCAAAGGCCACGCTAGAGTAATTTTACCTGGAACGACACCATGCTTTGAATGCACCATTTGGCTCTTTCCTCCACAAGTGAAGTTTCCTTTATGTACTTTAGCAGAAACTCCAAGAACTGCAGCTCATTGCATTGAATATGCTCACCTAATAAAATGGGACGAG GTCCACAGTGGAAAATCCTTTGATCCTGATTGTCCTGAACATATGCAGTGGGTGTATTCAGAG GCTGCCAAGAGAGCTGAACTTTTTGGGATTCCTGGAGTCACATATTCTTTGACACAG GGTGTGGTGAAGAATATTATACCTGCTATAGCTTCTACAAATGCAATAATATCAGCTGCATGTGCTCTGGAAACTTTAAAGATAGCATCAGGATGCAGTAAAATGTTATCTAATTATTTAAC GTATAATGGAGTTGAAGGTCTCCATACTAAAGTGACAGAGTTTGTGAAGGACAAAGACTGTCTTGTTTGTGGTCCTGGCATTTTAATGGAGCTGGACACTTCAGTCACTTTGAAAATG TTCATCAGTCAACTTGAAGATCATCCAAAGCTACTCATGTCTGGAGCGAGTGTGACCTACCGTGGGAAGAATCTTTACATGCAGGCACCTCCAATACTAGAAGAAATGACCAGATCAAACCTCAGCTTACCATTATATGACTTGATGGACAAATCTTCATTAGGTATTGTTCATGTCAATGGAACAGCCGGCAAGGTCGACAAGAGGCAATCTGTTTTGAGAAAACTGCGTGTTGTCTTCAAGGGTGTTGATGCAATTACGGATACGGACATGGCTGGAGGAGCATGA
- the LOC122591717 gene encoding WAT1-related protein At1g09380, whose amino-acid sequence MKQDLLPTLIMVLVQFEFAGMNIFSKIAMDSGMNPYVHVAYRQTFAFIFLAPLAYFMERGIRPPMTLPVLFQVFCCSIFGLTMNQITYFLGLKHSTPTIACALSNLLPAITFVLAVIFKQEHAKMRTLGGQAKVVGTVLGVGGAMLLSLYHGPVVPIGESGIQLRAAANNATSNEVGGRGNNLIGPFLVIVSALTWAIWFIIQAKMGNKYPAPYSSTALMSGMATIQCIVFGLIMEPHLHEWSLYPGIRALASVYAGVACSGIGVCMMSWCIDRKGPLFVSVFSPLLLVIVAALSWAFLREKLYLGTVLGSVLIVMGLYGVLWGKTKEVEPKTRQYQQQQQHEQEILQLEGTKQHQDMENPVTINYN is encoded by the exons ATGAAGCAAGATTTATTGCCAACATTGATAATGGTACTTGTGCAATTTGAGTTTGCGGGGATGAACATTTTCTCCAAGATTGCTATGGATTCAGGGATGAATCCTTACGTCCACGTCGCCTATCGTCAAACCTTTGCTTTCATATTCCTTGCTCCTCTGGCTTATTTCATGGAAAG AGGTATAAGACCTCCAATGACATTGCCAGTACTCTTCCAAGTCTTCTGCTGCTCCATTTTCGG GTTAACTATGAATCAAATCACATACTTCCTTGGTTTGAAGCACTCAACACCAACCATTGCGTGTGCCTTATCAAATCTACTTCCCGCTATCACATTTGTCCTCGCGGTCATTTTCAA ACAAGAACACGCAAAGATGAGGACATTAGGTGGACAGGCAAAGGTGGTTGGAACAGTACTTGGGGTCGGGGGTGCAATGTTGTTATCTTTGTACCATGGACCTGTTGTTCCCATTGGTGAATCGGGCATTCAGTTAAGAGCAGCCGCAAACAATGCTACTTCTAATGAGGTTGGTGGTCGAGGGAACAACCTAATCGGACCCTTTTTAGTCATCGTTAGTGCTTTAACTTGGGCAATATGGTTCATCATTCAA GCAAAAATGGGCAACAAGTACCCGGCTCCGTATTCAAGCACAGCTTTGATGTCGGGGATGGCAACGATTCAATGCATAGTATTCGGCCTAATCATGGAACCACACTTACATGAATGGTCATTGTATCCAGGCATCAGGGCCTTGGCATCCGTCTATGCG GGAGTGGCATGTTCAGGAATAGGGGTTTGTATGATGTCATGGTGTATCGATAGGAAAGGACCCCTCTTTGTTTCGGTGTTTAGCCCATTGTTGTTGGTTATTGTTGCAGCGCTCAGTTGGGCTTTTCTACGTGAGAAATTATACCTTGGAAC GGTGTTAGGGTCGGTGCTGATTGTGATGGGACTATATGGAGTGCTATGGGGAAAGACCAAAGAAGTTGAGCCTAAGACTAGACaataccaacaacaacaacaacatgaaCAAGAAATATTGCAGCTGGAGGGCACCAAGCAGCATCAAGACATGGAGAATCCAGtgacaattaattataattaa